The nucleotide sequence CGATGGCGAGGGGCTTCCAGATTCTCCGGTGTTCGTTGTATTTGGACGGGGGAAAGCCCATTTTGTGATAGACCTCTGCCAGAATGTATCCGCCCACAATGTTGATGGCATACATCCAGCCGCTGGATGGCTTATCAATGACATTCATCACTACACAGGCGGTCGCTGTAAAGAGAATGGAGGTCAGTAATGAGACGTAAGCGGCCTTTTTCTTACCGACATTTTTAAGGTCATGCATCAGCATCACGCCACCAAACAGTGGGGTCATCAGGACTGAAAATCCCCAGATGGTTCTTTTGGAATAGATTTTGGGGATGTTATTGGTTGTTTTTTTCTCCTTTATAGCTGTCATTCGTGTGATTTTTTGGAGCTGCAAAAATAGTAATTTGGAGAGGATAATACCAGAAGAAAATACCTGATAGGTTTTCAAAACCTGTCAGGTATGGGCGACTCAATTAATTAGTTTAAATGTTTTCGTTTGAGTAAATATAGCAAGCAAGAAATAATCCTGTTAGAGCGATAGCTATAATTAGAGGCTTCCATATTTTCTTGTATTCATACTCTTCAGCATTAGGAAAATGCTTTTTAAAGACGACTTCTGAAAGAACCACTCCGCCGATCATATTGCATAAATAGGAGATGGAATTACTCTTTGCTTCTATACTATTCACGACAACAATCGTGAAAAGAGTAAAAGCAAGGGATATCAGTAAGGCCAAATATGCCTGCTTCTTTTTACCAACATCTTTTAGATTTTGCATAAGCAAAACTCCTGCAAAAATCGGTGTCATGAAAATTGAAAATCCCCAAATAGCTCTTTTAGAATAGATGCTGATTTTGTTTTCTGTTGTTTCTTCCGGTGCAAATGCCTCAACGTTTAATTTATCCTCCATGATATGTTTATAAGATTGATTAATGTTTCCTTTCTGCAAATGTAGGTATTTTGTGATAAACGAAAAGAGCTAACAGGTTTTGAAATCCTGTTAGCTCTTTTCAAAATATTATTTCTTAGGCATCACCTTATCCCATCCCGGAGGATTTACCCCCATCAGATTCTTCACAAAGAAGTCGTAACGTTTGTGCTCACCGTAGTCGCCACCCATCGTGTGGTTGGTACCGGGAAGAACGACCAGCTCGAAATCTTTATTCGCCTTGATCAGCGCATTGCACACCTGCATGGTGGAAGCCGGATCCACGTTATCGTCCACTTCACCCACCACCAACATCAGCGGACGGTTGAGGCGGTAAGCATTATCCACATTCGAACATTCGGAGTACTCCTTGCCAATCGGATAACTCATCCACTGTTCGTTCCACCAGATTTTATCCATGCGGTTGTCGTGGCATCCGCAGGAAGAGTAAGCCGCTTTGTAGTGTTCGGGGTGGAAAAGCACAGCGCCCATCGCCTCTTGTCCTCCGGCAGAGGCGCCGAAGATACCGATGCGTGCAGTGTCGACAAACGAATATTTGGTCGCCAGTGCGTTGGTCCAGGCAATGCGGTCGGGGAATCCGGCATCTTTCAGGTTTTTGTAGCAAACCTCTTCGAAGGCTTTCGAGCGGAACGATGTTCCCATCCCGTCCAGTTGGACCATGACGAAGCCCAGCTCTGAAATCGCAGATAAATTGCGGTTATACGAGATAAAGGTCTTCGGTGTATATTGGCTACCCGGACCGGCATAGATATATTCGATGATGGGATATTTTTTGCTTGGGTCAAAGTTGGTCGGGCGGTAAATAATCCCCCAGATGTCGGTCTTTCCGTCACGTCCTTTGGCCACGAAAGGCTCAGGTGCAATCCAGCCCGCTTTGAGCAGTTCGGTGATGTCTGCTTTTTCCAGCGGCATCGCTACTTTGCCATCCTGAGCATCGCGCAGCACAGCCACCGGAGCTTTATTGACCAAAGAATAAACATCTACCAGATATTTCTTGTCTTCCGAAAACCAGGCCTGGTGCATCCCCTCTTCGGGAGTCAGACAGGTAAGCCCCGTTCCGTCAAACTTAATGCGGTAGTAGCGGATCAGGTAAGGGTCTTCATTCGGAACCATACCGTTGGCACTGAAGGTAATCTCACGTTTGGCTTCGTTCACGTCAAGTACCTCGCGCACATACCATTCCCCTTTGGTGATTTGGTTTTTCACCTCACCCGACTGGCGGTCGTAAAGGTAAAGGTGGTTCCAGTTGTCGCGCTCACTCATCCAGATGATCTCATTGGTCTTATCCAGATTCTTGCGGAAGTAACGGTTGTAGTTGACAAAGGTCTTGCTGGTTTCGTTGATGACGGTGCGCACCTTGCCGGTTTCGGCCGACATCTCCAGCACGCGATAAGCCTGATGGCCACGCTGGTTGTATTCGAAGGTCACAGACTTACTATCGGGATTCCAGTCGAAACCGCGCAGGTCAAACTGGCTGTTGAACAGGTCATTCGAAGCCTCAAGCTGTTTGCCATCGGTCACGTCGAAAATATGCGGACATTTCACGGGAAGCGCATCGCCCGGTTTGAAGTAGTCGCGTTTCTGTAATTTTGGCTGGAACTGATCGGCTGGCGACGATTCCACAAAGTAGATGAAATGCTTCTCCGCCGGACGGACTTTCATTGCCGCCACCTTTTTCGAGTCGGGTGACCAGGATATGTAAGCCGAGTAATATTCGCCATTAGAGCCGTCATTGCTCAATGCCTTCTCTTTCCCCGTGGCATTTTCCTTTACATAGACATTGTAGTTTTTGATAAATGCAGTCTGTTTGCCGTCGGGAGATTGTACAGGAGCGCCTTCGCGTTCGTCGTCTCCGGCAGCCCAATAGTTCTGCTTCGGAGGCTCCACTTTGCCCAGGTTCTTCAGCTTATTTGATTTTTGCAAATAGAGCCATTTGGTATCGTTGAAGGTGAATTGCAACGAGTCGGCACCTTTATTTACCTGAAGCGATTGCAGCCATAACTGTTTCGCATCCGCAGTTTTGCCTGAAGCTGTTGAAAGCGCTTTGGCCAGAGCGGTATGGTCAAAAAGCTCTTTGCGGGTTTTCTTTTCGGCGTCGGTGATCACGTACACCTTGCCCTGCGGCGTGTTGCGCACATACCAGAACCGATGCGTACTGGCAATCCATTGCGGGTTTACATCGGAGTAAAATACTTTGTCCTTGAATTTATCCCGGAGGGAAAAGGCACACTGGTAATCTTCTACCGTGCCCTGCGCATAGAGCGTAGCGCCCAGTAACCACACGTTTAGCGATAGCGCTAAGATTTTCTTCATAGCTATTCTTATTGTCTTGTGTATAGAATTTCTTGTTAGCAAAATTAGAGATAAGCCAATATTGAAAGGGGGAATAATCAGTCTAATTGGATGAAAAAAAGTCGCCCAATGAATAGGCGACCTTTCCTCTATAATTAAAATGCGATTATTCTACTTCCCATTCGAAGATTCCTGCGGAGTTCTTCTCCGGCAATTTTACTTCCAGTTTCAGGGCTTTGGTGGTGACGGCTTTGAAGGTCACGTCGTTGCCCATCCCTTTTTCGGTACCGTATTGTGAAGGATTTTCTACCGGCTTCCACTCTCCATTTTTATCCTTGTAGTAGATGGTCCACGACTGAGGGATGCGGCATCCTCCCCATGGAGCGTCGTCAAACCAATATACGGTGGAACGGCTAACTGTTTTTTCTACCGGGAAGTCGTAAGAGATCCATTCTGTTGTGCCTTCCTTCGGCCACCAGTGGTAATAAGGTACTGTGCGGTCGTTTTCATCTTTAGGAACCAATCCGTCATTGATGGCAGAGATGGCTTTTACTTTGTAAGAAGCATCAATTTTGCATTCCGAAGCCAAAGTTGGAGGCATCACCGGACGGGTAGCCCGCAATTCATTAGGCAACCAGACCGCCATTTCACCACTTCCCCGGTGAGCCCACGCATAGTAAGGAATCAGGGTGAGCTTCACGTCTTTTGCCGCGATTTTGCCCTGGGCATCGTAGCTCAGTATCTGCGCATCGGTCTTGATTTCATTGATTCCATAAAGCAAATCAGCTTTATGTTCTACTGTGAATGACGGCTTTTTATTCAGCACTACGTTCAACACGCTGAAGTCGTTATCGGGCCATTCGGCGCAATAAACCAGCGGTCCGCGTTCTACTGCCACTTTACCCTGGTCATCCTGTACCAGTGGATGTGCTTTTACAGTTCGTGGTTCCATATCGAAGTGAACTTCTACTACGTCGCCCTTCTTCCAGCCGC is from Parabacteroides sp. FAFU027 and encodes:
- a CDS encoding S9 family peptidase — encoded protein: MKKILALSLNVWLLGATLYAQGTVEDYQCAFSLRDKFKDKVFYSDVNPQWIASTHRFWYVRNTPQGKVYVITDAEKKTRKELFDHTALAKALSTASGKTADAKQLWLQSLQVNKGADSLQFTFNDTKWLYLQKSNKLKNLGKVEPPKQNYWAAGDDEREGAPVQSPDGKQTAFIKNYNVYVKENATGKEKALSNDGSNGEYYSAYISWSPDSKKVAAMKVRPAEKHFIYFVESSPADQFQPKLQKRDYFKPGDALPVKCPHIFDVTDGKQLEASNDLFNSQFDLRGFDWNPDSKSVTFEYNQRGHQAYRVLEMSAETGKVRTVINETSKTFVNYNRYFRKNLDKTNEIIWMSERDNWNHLYLYDRQSGEVKNQITKGEWYVREVLDVNEAKREITFSANGMVPNEDPYLIRYYRIKFDGTGLTCLTPEEGMHQAWFSEDKKYLVDVYSLVNKAPVAVLRDAQDGKVAMPLEKADITELLKAGWIAPEPFVAKGRDGKTDIWGIIYRPTNFDPSKKYPIIEYIYAGPGSQYTPKTFISYNRNLSAISELGFVMVQLDGMGTSFRSKAFEEVCYKNLKDAGFPDRIAWTNALATKYSFVDTARIGIFGASAGGQEAMGAVLFHPEHYKAAYSSCGCHDNRMDKIWWNEQWMSYPIGKEYSECSNVDNAYRLNRPLMLVVGEVDDNVDPASTMQVCNALIKANKDFELVVLPGTNHTMGGDYGEHKRYDFFVKNLMGVNPPGWDKVMPKK